The DNA segment CGGCGCCATCGTGGAGATCGCCGGCGAGGACGGCCGGATGCTGCGGCTGCCCGAACTGATCCCGTTCGCCCGCAAGCACGGTCTGACGATCATCTCCATCGAGGACCTGGTCGCCCACCGCCGCGGCACCGAGCCCACCGTCCGCCGCGAGGCCGAGACCCTGCTGCCCACCCGGCACGGCACCTTCACCGCGCACGGCTACCGCTCCACCGTCGACGGCGTCGAGCACGTCGCCCTCGTGCACGGCGAGATCGGCACCGGCGAGGACGTCCTGGTCCGGGTGCACTCCGAGTGCCTGACCGGCGACGTCTTCGGCTCCCTGCGCTGCGACTGCGGCCCCCAGCTGGACAGCTCCCTCGCCCGCATCCAGGAGGAGGGCCGCGGCGTCGTGGTCTACCTGCGCGGGCACGAGGGCCGCGGCATCGGCCTGCTGTCCAAGCTGCGCGCCTACGAGCTCCAGGAGCAGGGCCGCGACACGCTGGACGCCAACCTGGAGCTCGGCCTGCCCGCCGACGCCCGCGACTACGGGGCCGGCGCCCAGATCCTCGCCGACCTCGGCGTGCGCAGCGTCCGGCTGATGACCAACAACCCGGACAAGGCCGACGCGCTGGAGCGCCACGGAGTGCGGGTCGCCGGGCGCGAGCCGATGCCGGTCCAGGCGGGGGAGCACAATCTGCGCTATCTGCGCACCAAGCGGGACCGGATGGGCCACGACCTGCCCTGGCTGGACACCCCGGCCACCTGCCCGAACCAGTAGAACCAGTAGAACCAGTAGAACCAGTAGAACCAGCAAGCAAGCGACACCAGTCGAGCCAGAAGGCACTTAGGAGAGACGTGAGCGGCAAGGGTGCACCGGAACTGTCCGTACGCAACGCCGGCGACCTCAGGGTCGCCGTCATCGCGGCGCAGTGGCACGAGAAGGTGATGGACGGTCTGGTGAACGGCGCCCTGCGCGCCCTCGGCGACCTGGGGATCGACGAGCCGACCCTGATCCGGGTCCCCGGCAGCTTCGAGCTCCCGGTCGCCGCCAAGGTGCTGGCCGCGCGCTACGACGCGGTGGTCGCCCTCGGCGTCGTCATCCGCGGCGGCACCCCCCACTTCGACTACGTGTGCCAGGGCGTCGCCCAGGGCCTCACCCAGGTCTCCGTGGAGACCGGCGTCCCGGTCGGCTTCGGCGTGCTCACCTGCGACACCGAGGAGCAGGCCCTGGACCGGGCCGGCATCGAGGGCTCCAGCGAGGACAAGGGCCACGAGGCGGTGATCGCGGCGGTCTCGACGGCCGCGACGCTGCGTTCGGTATCCGAACCCTGGCACTGAGGCGCCGGCCGGAGCGCGTAGGGTAAGGACCACCATGTCCAAGAAGACGTTCGAGGAGCTCTTCACCGAGCTCCAGCACAAGGCCGCCCACGGCGATCCCGCCACCTCCCGCACCGCCGAACTCGTCGGCAAGGGGGTCCATGCCATCGGCAAGAAGGTCGTCGAAGAGGCCGCCGAGGTCTGGATGGCCGCCGAGCACGAGGGCAAGGAGGCGGCAGCCGAGGAGATCTCCCAGCTGCTGTACCACGTCCAGGTGATGATGGTCGCCCGCGGGATCTCCCTGGACGACGTCTACGCCCACCTCTGACCGAACCGCCGCGCCCCGCCGCGGCACACCGCACCGACCCCCTTCACCGCAAAGGAAGCCGTCCTCATGCTGCGCATCGCCGTCCCCAACAAGGGTTCCCTGTCCGGCCCTGCGGCGGACATGCTGCATGAGGCCGGCTACCGGCAGCGCCGCGAGTCCAAGGAACTGCGCGTCGTCGACCCGGGCAACGAGGTCGAGTTCTTCTACCTCCGCCCCCGCGACATCGCGATCTATGTCTCCTCCGGCCGCCTCGACATCGGCATCACCGGCCGCGACCTGCTGGTCGACTCCGGCGCGGCCGCCGAGGAGATCCTCCCGCTGGGCTTCGCCCGCTCCACCTTCCGCTTCGCCGGGAAGCCGGGCACCGCGAGCAGCGTCGAGGACCTGAAGGGCCGTACGGTCGCCACCTCCTACGAGGGCATCGTCGGCCGGCACCTCGCCGACAGCGGTGTCGACGCCTCCGTCGTCCACCTGGACGGCGCCGTGGAGACCGCGATCGAGCTGGGCGTCGCCGAGGTCATCGCCGACGTCGTGGAGACCGGCACCAGCCTGCGCAACGCGGGCCTGGAGGTCTTCGGCGAGCCGATCATGAAGTCCGAGGCCATCGTGATCCGCCGCACCGGCGCGGACGCGGAGGAGGCCGCCGAGCCGAAGGTCCAGCAGTTCCTGCGCCGCCTCCAGGGCGTCCTGGTCGCCCGGACGTACGTGATGATGGACTACGACTGCCGGGTCGAGCAGCTGGAGAAGGCCGTCGCCCTCACCCCCGGCCTGGAGTCCCCGACCGTCTCCCCGCTGCACAACGAGGGCTGGGTCGCGGTCCGCGCCATGGTCCCCGCCAAGGACGCGCAGCGGATCATGGACGACCTCTACGCCATCGGCGCCCGCGCCATCCTGACCACGGCCATCCACGCCTGCCGCCTCTGAGGGGTATGTGATGTCCGACCTGCCGAACCTGCCCGTCACCTTCCGGCCGGGCTCCACCCGTGCCATCCTGCTCACCGCCGCCGTGGCGATCTTCCTCACCATCTCGGCGGTCGCCCTGCTCCTGGAGGGCCTCGGCCCGGGGGAGCGGATGAGTTTCGTGGTCACCGGGGCGCTGATCTTCTGGGTGCTCGCCCAGCTGGCCCGGATCAAGGTGGTCGCCGACGAGAGCGGCGTCACCGTCGTGAACATCGCCAGCAGGCGGCGCCTGGAGTGGGCGGAGATCCTTCAGGTGAACCTCCGTCCGGGCGATCCCTGGGTGTTCCTCAACCTCAGCGACGGCACCAGCCTGCCCGCGCTCGGCATCCAGCCGGGCATCGCAAGGCAGCGGGCGATCGCCGACGCCAGGACGCTGCGGGCGCTCGCCGAGGCCCACTCGGCCGTCCGCCTGGGGGAAGATCAGGGCTGACCCGGAGCCGACTCCGGGGCGCCCACCCTGCCCGCCCGGTCCCTGTCTTGATTAACCTGGTGGGCGGAGGCCGCGCCGATCGCGCCTCCGCCCCTGTGCGCCGCCCGGTGCCAGGGGTTCCTGCGAACCGAGGAGTGAATCCCTCCGGCGATGGACGGATCGTCCTGTAGTACCTGCGCCGCCCCCACCCGACATACCGGGGAGGCGGCGGCATCGTGATCACCCCCCTGCTGCTGCTCGCAGCCGCGTTCGTGCTGATTCTGGCCAACGGATTCTTCGTGGCGGCCGAATTCGGCCTGGTGACGGTCGAGCGCCCCGAGGCCGAGAAGGCCGCCGCCGACGGCGACAAGCGCGCTCGTACGGTCGTGGAGGCGCTGAAGGAACTCTCCTTCCAGCTCTCCGGCACCCAGCTCGGCATCACCATCACCTCCCTGGTCGTCGGCATGCTCGCCGAACCGGCCCTGGGCCGGCTGCTGGGTCCCCCGTTCGCCGCGCTCGGCCTGCCCGACGGCGTCGCCTCCGGTGCCGCCGTGCTCGTCGGCATGCTGCTGGCCGCCGCGATCCAGATGGTGATCGGCGAACTGGTGCCCAAGAACTGGGCGGTCTCCCGGCCGCTCCAGGTCGCGCGCTTCGTCGCGGGCCCCCAGCACCACTTCTCCCGGCTGTTCCGGCCGGTGATCGCCGCGCTCAACACGGTCGCCAACAGGCTGGTCCGCGCCCTCGGCGTCGAACCCGCCGACGAACTGGCCTCCGCCCGCACCCCCGGCGAACTGGTCTCCCTGGCCCGGCACTCCGCGCAGGCCGGCGCCCTGGAGCAGGACACCGCCGACCTGTTCGTGCGGACCCTCTCGCTGGGCGAGCTGACCGCACAGCACGTCATGACCCCGCGCGTGAAGGTCAGCGCGCTCCAGGACTCGGCCACCGCCGAGGACGTGGTCAACCTCACCCGGGCCACCGGACTGTCCCGCTTCCCCGTCTACCGGGAGAAGATCGACGAGATCGTCGGCATGGCCCACCTCAAGGACGCCCTCGCCGTCCCGGCGCACGACCGGCTGCGCACCCCGGCCGGCCGCATCGCCCGCCCCGCGCTGCTGGTCCCCGAGACCCTGCCCGTCCAGCCCCTGCTGGCGCGGCTGCGCAGCGAACAGCCCATCGCGGTCGTGGTGGACGAGTACGGCGGCACGGCCGGCGTGGTCACCCTGGAGGACATCGTCGAGGAACTGGTCGGCGAGGTCCGCGACGAGCACGACGCCAAGGACGTGCCCGAGCTGGCCGCCGCCCCGCCCGAGGACGGCAGGCCCGCCTGGGACGTGGCCGGCAGCTGCCGGGTCGACATCCTCCAGCGCATAGGTCTGGACGTGCCCGAGGGGCCGTACGAAACCGTCGCCGGGCTGGTCGCCGACCTGCTCGGCCGCATCCCCGCCCCCGGCGACCGGGCCGAACTGCCCGGCTGGCGGCTCGCGGTCCGCCAGGTCGGCCACTACCGCGCCGAGCGGGTCCGCCTGGTCAGGACGGCCCCGGCGGCGAACATCGCGGAGGCCGCCCGATGAGCGTGCTCCAACTGGTCCTCGCCGCGCTGCTGGTGCTGGCCAACGGATTCTTCGTGGGCGCCGAGTTCGCGCTCGTGTCCGTGCGCCGCAGCCAGATCGAACCGCTCGGCACCACCCAGGCCCGGCAGGTGCTGTACGGACTGGAGCGGCTGCCGCAGATGATGGCCGCCGCCCAGTTCGGGATCACCCTGTGCTCCCTGACCCTCGGCGCGGTCGCCGAACCGACCGTCGCGCGACTGCTGGAGCCGGTGTTCGAGGCGGTCCACCTCCCGGACGGCGTGATCCACCCGCTCGGGTATGTCATCGCGCTGGCCGCGGTGGTCTTCTTCCACCTGGTCATCGGCGAGATGGTGCCGAAGAACCTCGCGATGGCGGCGCCCGAGAAGGCGGCGCTGTGGCTCAGCCCGGGCCTGGTCTGGTTCGCCCGGGTGTGCAAGCCGATCACGGTGTCGCTGGGCGCCGTCGCCCAGGCCGTGCTGCGGCTGTTCCGGGTGGAGCCCAAGGACGAGGTCGAGGCCGTCGTCACCAGCGAGCAGCTCAACCGGCTCCTGGAGGACTCCGGACAGGCCGGCCTGCTCGACCCGGAGGAGCGGGAACGTCTGGAGGACGCCCTGGAACTGGGCTCCCGCCCGGTCACCGACGTCCTGCTGCGCCGTGAGTCCCTGGTCACGGTCACGCCCGCGGTCACCCCGGGCGAGATCGTGCGGCTCACCGCCCACACGGGGTACTCCCGCTTCCCGGTCGCCGCGACCGAGCAGGGCGCCTTCATGGGGTACGTCCACGTCAAGGACGTACTCGACCTGGAGGACTCCGAACGGGCGGTGCCGCAGAACATCTGGCGCCCGATGACCACCCTGCGGGCCGAGCTCCCCCTGGACGACGCCCTCACGGTCATGCGCCGCGCCGCCACGCATCTGGCCCAGGTGGCCGACCCGTCCGGCAAGGTGCTGGGCCTGGTGGCGCTGGAGGACGTCCTGGAGATGCTGGTGGGCGAGGTCCGCGACCCCGCGCACCGGGAGATCCCCGACATCCCGGAGCAGGCGCTCGCCACGTAGCCCCGAATGGCGCGGGGAGCGGTGCGGGTGCGGCCCGGTGGTGGGCCGCCCGCGCAGTTCCCCGCGCCATTCGGGGCGGCTACGCGGGGGACGGGTCCTGCGGTCCCCTCCCCGACAGCACCTCGCCGTACGCCTGCATCAGGTCGGCGAGGCGCAGCGTCGCCAGGTCGTCCCGGGACAGCGATCCGGCGTACGTGGACAGCCGCAGATCCCGGTACGCGCAGCTCTTCTCGTACAGCGTGCGCAGGAACCGCCCGTTGCCCAGCTCGTCGATCCACCCCTGGTCCACCACGTGCCCGGCGATCGACCGCAGCTCCTCCTGCGCCTCCTCGTCCCACCGGTCCCCGTTCTCCGCGGCCAGCACCTTCCCGATCTCGGTGAGTTCCGCGGGCCGGTACGAGGGGAAGTCGACGCGGCTGGTGAAGCGGGACGACAGCCCGGGGTTCGCGGCGAGCAGCCGGTCCATCCCCTCGGGATACCCCGCGAGGATCACCACCAGGTGGTCCCGGTTGTCCTCGGCCCGCTTCAGCAGCACCTGGAGCGCCTCGTCGCCGTACGCGTCCCCCTTGCCGTACCCGGAGTTGGAGAGCGAGTACGCCTCGTCCACGAAGAGCACCCCGCCGATCGCGGAGTCGATCAGCTCGTTGGCCTTCACCGCGGTCTGCCCGAGGTACTCGCCGACCAGATCGGCCCGCTGTGCCTCGACGAGATGGTCCCCGCCGAGCAGCCCGAGGGCGTAGAAGACCCGCCCGAGGATGCGCGCCACCGTGGTCTTGCCGGTCCCGGACGGCCCGGAGAAGACGAAGTGCCGCTTCGGCGGTTGCACGGGCAGCCCCTGACCGGCCCGCAACCGCGCCATGTTCAGCTGCGCGGACAACGCCTTCACCTGGCGTTTGACCGGTTCGAGCCCGACCATCCGCTCCAGCTCGGCGAGCGCCTGTTCGAGCAGCGCGGGATCGGTCGGCCCGGTGGGCAGGGGCGAGCCGGGCACCCCGCCCCGGTC comes from the Streptomyces sp. SUK 48 genome and includes:
- a CDS encoding bifunctional 3,4-dihydroxy-2-butanone-4-phosphate synthase/GTP cyclohydrolase II, with protein sequence MTSATPLYDPYSYSYDGDGIEEFALDPVEQAIADIAAGRPVIVVDDEDRENEGDLVIAAEKVTPEIVAFMMSECRGLVCAPMEAAELDRLRLPQMVEDNTESMKTAFTVSVDASGAHGVTTGISAADRATTLQLLASGTAGPTDFVRPGHVFPLRARPGGVLERNGHTEAAVDLARLAGLRPAGAIVEIAGEDGRMLRLPELIPFARKHGLTIISIEDLVAHRRGTEPTVRREAETLLPTRHGTFTAHGYRSTVDGVEHVALVHGEIGTGEDVLVRVHSECLTGDVFGSLRCDCGPQLDSSLARIQEEGRGVVVYLRGHEGRGIGLLSKLRAYELQEQGRDTLDANLELGLPADARDYGAGAQILADLGVRSVRLMTNNPDKADALERHGVRVAGREPMPVQAGEHNLRYLRTKRDRMGHDLPWLDTPATCPNQ
- the ribH gene encoding 6,7-dimethyl-8-ribityllumazine synthase, which encodes MSGKGAPELSVRNAGDLRVAVIAAQWHEKVMDGLVNGALRALGDLGIDEPTLIRVPGSFELPVAAKVLAARYDAVVALGVVIRGGTPHFDYVCQGVAQGLTQVSVETGVPVGFGVLTCDTEEQALDRAGIEGSSEDKGHEAVIAAVSTAATLRSVSEPWH
- a CDS encoding phosphoribosyl-ATP diphosphatase — its product is MSKKTFEELFTELQHKAAHGDPATSRTAELVGKGVHAIGKKVVEEAAEVWMAAEHEGKEAAAEEISQLLYHVQVMMVARGISLDDVYAHL
- the hisG gene encoding ATP phosphoribosyltransferase, with amino-acid sequence MLRIAVPNKGSLSGPAADMLHEAGYRQRRESKELRVVDPGNEVEFFYLRPRDIAIYVSSGRLDIGITGRDLLVDSGAAAEEILPLGFARSTFRFAGKPGTASSVEDLKGRTVATSYEGIVGRHLADSGVDASVVHLDGAVETAIELGVAEVIADVVETGTSLRNAGLEVFGEPIMKSEAIVIRRTGADAEEAAEPKVQQFLRRLQGVLVARTYVMMDYDCRVEQLEKAVALTPGLESPTVSPLHNEGWVAVRAMVPAKDAQRIMDDLYAIGARAILTTAIHACRL
- a CDS encoding PH domain-containing protein; translation: MSDLPNLPVTFRPGSTRAILLTAAVAIFLTISAVALLLEGLGPGERMSFVVTGALIFWVLAQLARIKVVADESGVTVVNIASRRRLEWAEILQVNLRPGDPWVFLNLSDGTSLPALGIQPGIARQRAIADARTLRALAEAHSAVRLGEDQG
- a CDS encoding hemolysin family protein, giving the protein MITPLLLLAAAFVLILANGFFVAAEFGLVTVERPEAEKAAADGDKRARTVVEALKELSFQLSGTQLGITITSLVVGMLAEPALGRLLGPPFAALGLPDGVASGAAVLVGMLLAAAIQMVIGELVPKNWAVSRPLQVARFVAGPQHHFSRLFRPVIAALNTVANRLVRALGVEPADELASARTPGELVSLARHSAQAGALEQDTADLFVRTLSLGELTAQHVMTPRVKVSALQDSATAEDVVNLTRATGLSRFPVYREKIDEIVGMAHLKDALAVPAHDRLRTPAGRIARPALLVPETLPVQPLLARLRSEQPIAVVVDEYGGTAGVVTLEDIVEELVGEVRDEHDAKDVPELAAAPPEDGRPAWDVAGSCRVDILQRIGLDVPEGPYETVAGLVADLLGRIPAPGDRAELPGWRLAVRQVGHYRAERVRLVRTAPAANIAEAAR
- a CDS encoding hemolysin family protein — encoded protein: MSVLQLVLAALLVLANGFFVGAEFALVSVRRSQIEPLGTTQARQVLYGLERLPQMMAAAQFGITLCSLTLGAVAEPTVARLLEPVFEAVHLPDGVIHPLGYVIALAAVVFFHLVIGEMVPKNLAMAAPEKAALWLSPGLVWFARVCKPITVSLGAVAQAVLRLFRVEPKDEVEAVVTSEQLNRLLEDSGQAGLLDPEERERLEDALELGSRPVTDVLLRRESLVTVTPAVTPGEIVRLTAHTGYSRFPVAATEQGAFMGYVHVKDVLDLEDSERAVPQNIWRPMTTLRAELPLDDALTVMRRAATHLAQVADPSGKVLGLVALEDVLEMLVGEVRDPAHREIPDIPEQALAT